A window of Pseudomonadota bacterium genomic DNA:
GTGCTCACCGGGGAGGTGTTCGACGTTGCGATCGACATTCGCGTCGGCTCGCCCACGTACGGAAAGTGGATCGGCGCGCAGCTCTCGGGCGAGAACCGGCGCCAGCTCTATGTCCCGCCGGGCTTCGCCCACGGGTTCGCCGTGCTGAGCGAGTCCGCCCTGTTCGCGTACAAGTGCACCGCGTACTACGATCCGTCGGCGGACCGAGGTGTCGCGTGGGACGATCCGGAGATCGCGATCGCGTGGCCGATCGCCGCGCCGGAGCTGTCCGCCAAGGATCGCGCGGCGCCGAGGCTCGCGGAGATCCCCAAGGAGAAGCTCCCCATCTACGTGCCGCCGACAGGATCGCGCCTTTGAGCGGCCAGGGTTCACGGCCGAGGATCCTCGTCACCGGCCGCGACGGCCAG
This region includes:
- the rfbC gene encoding dTDP-4-dehydrorhamnose 3,5-epimerase, with the protein product MRVLETEIPGVLIVEPQLFGDARGSFVETHRQETYAAAGIAPEGFVQDNLSLSRGGVLRGLHYQWPNPQGKLVQVLTGEVFDVAIDIRVGSPTYGKWIGAQLSGENRRQLYVPPGFAHGFAVLSESALFAYKCTAYYDPSADRGVAWDDPEIAIAWPIAAPELSAKDRAAPRLAEIPKEKLPIYVPPTGSRL